A region of Reichenbachiella carrageenanivorans DNA encodes the following proteins:
- a CDS encoding FAD-dependent oxidoreductase, translated as MKRRSFFKKSAGAAVAASLMPLGAEAVASKQDIGVRTSDKWHHLGKGKSEIPNRKKKVQYEVVVIGAGIAGICAAVTAARTGAKTVLINDRSVLGGNASSEIRVTVNGVQWLKNEHRMERETGVIEEFQLENWYYNPQESYPVWDHVLYDYVTRQPNLDVMLNTQALEAYMDGSQIKAARCWQMTTETEYTVEGQQFIDCSGDGLLAATAGAEYRTGREARAEFNESFAPEVADGWQMGATLMMITKDMGRPVPYYPPSFTIKYEAEKAHDRKIKQIKEGYWWVELGSDDDIIADQEFNRHKLMGYMHGVWDYIKNSGNFPESENIVLDWVGSVPGRRESRRFMGDHILTQKEMENYKHFPDAVGYGGWSLDEHNPGGIENLSEPPSYFHDKFKQVYEIPFKSLYSKNITNLLFAGRNVSVTHIALSSTRVQATCATMGMAVGTAAALGVQKGVTPRQIANEHIDELQEQLLRDDAYIPNRPARDSKDLARKADVLFASSTTSGDVKLLIDGVSRDEIGKIHHWQSRGLDAEVRLEWKKPVSISSIELKGDTNLQRAIHMHKNPLKNKDQVLGMPPELIKACSAQVRVKGKWVDVASVSNNLTRLVKMKIDPVKTTAVRILLKETWGAENIKLFEIRCYS; from the coding sequence ATGAAAAGACGTAGTTTTTTTAAAAAATCGGCAGGGGCAGCTGTAGCAGCTAGCCTGATGCCGCTAGGAGCGGAGGCAGTAGCTAGCAAGCAGGATATTGGGGTGCGTACGAGTGATAAGTGGCACCATTTAGGAAAGGGCAAATCAGAAATTCCCAATCGTAAGAAAAAAGTACAATACGAAGTAGTAGTGATAGGAGCAGGTATTGCTGGTATCTGTGCGGCCGTGACAGCGGCTCGCACAGGTGCCAAAACCGTGCTCATCAACGACCGCTCGGTACTTGGGGGCAATGCCTCTAGCGAAATCCGTGTGACAGTCAACGGAGTACAATGGCTCAAAAATGAGCACCGGATGGAACGAGAAACGGGAGTCATAGAAGAATTTCAGTTGGAAAATTGGTATTACAACCCTCAGGAATCATACCCCGTGTGGGATCATGTCCTTTACGACTATGTGACACGCCAGCCCAACCTAGACGTAATGCTCAATACTCAAGCACTAGAAGCGTATATGGATGGCAGCCAGATCAAAGCTGCTAGATGTTGGCAAATGACAACCGAAACGGAGTATACCGTAGAAGGTCAGCAGTTTATCGATTGCTCTGGAGATGGTCTGCTTGCTGCTACAGCAGGAGCCGAATACCGAACGGGTAGAGAGGCTCGTGCTGAGTTTAACGAATCATTTGCACCTGAAGTGGCCGATGGCTGGCAGATGGGAGCCACACTCATGATGATCACCAAAGACATGGGCAGACCTGTGCCGTACTATCCACCGTCCTTTACGATCAAATATGAGGCTGAAAAAGCCCACGATAGAAAAATCAAACAAATCAAAGAGGGATATTGGTGGGTAGAGTTGGGTAGCGATGACGATATCATCGCAGATCAAGAATTCAACCGTCACAAACTCATGGGCTACATGCATGGCGTATGGGACTATATCAAAAACTCAGGAAACTTTCCCGAATCTGAAAACATCGTATTGGACTGGGTGGGCTCTGTGCCAGGGCGTAGAGAATCTCGTCGTTTTATGGGAGATCATATACTCACCCAAAAAGAAATGGAAAACTACAAGCATTTTCCCGATGCTGTGGGTTATGGCGGTTGGTCGCTCGATGAGCACAATCCTGGCGGAATCGAAAATCTATCCGAGCCACCAAGCTATTTTCATGACAAATTCAAACAGGTGTATGAAATCCCTTTCAAATCACTGTATTCAAAGAATATTACGAACCTCTTGTTTGCTGGTCGCAATGTAAGTGTGACACATATAGCCCTCTCATCTACTCGTGTGCAAGCCACTTGTGCTACTATGGGCATGGCCGTAGGTACAGCAGCAGCACTTGGCGTGCAAAAAGGCGTGACACCGAGACAGATAGCGAATGAGCATATCGATGAATTGCAAGAGCAACTCCTACGTGATGATGCCTATATCCCTAATCGACCAGCCAGAGATAGTAAGGATCTGGCGAGAAAGGCGGATGTATTGTTTGCGTCATCTACCACTAGTGGAGATGTGAAATTGCTCATCGATGGAGTCTCGCGAGATGAAATTGGAAAAATCCATCATTGGCAGTCACGAGGCCTCGATGCCGAAGTACGGCTAGAGTGGAAAAAGCCAGTGAGTATATCTAGCATAGAGCTAAAAGGAGATACCAATCTCCAACGTGCCATTCACATGCATAAAAACCCACTTAAAAACAAAGACCAGGTATTGGGGATGCCCCCAGAGCTGATCAAGGCCTGTAGTGCACAAGTACGGGTGAAAGGCAAATGGGTAGATGTAGCATCGGTCTCCAACAACCTGACCAGGTTAGTGAAGATGAAGATTGATCCAGTTAAAACTACCGCGGTACGTATCCTTCTCAAAGAAACCTGGGGCGCTGAAAACATTAAGTTGTTTGAAATTCGCTGTTATAGCTAA
- a CDS encoding T9SS type A sorting domain-containing protein — MKSHYCLFGFGSTKFYLFICLLMGVGQLQAQTLEDQAKQKITELETLITAAEKEGVDATPEKITVRTAEVFLKYANWDEANKATNVDYFKLVPIYADTATQAAEFLPDYERREVIKMLDEGIAYLTKLIAGEVFRKPGHQFDWSTATHQGDQIVADGRPVFLSDYTWKPATDELTEYHGNEDGFYISPSHVSNQEGDLNAWMLNDLAAKESGTLGFIFINNKGVKQWAEDAYGPDFIMREETYTGYDIDNPGAREMMGKLLEGVVPTMDGKKYSELGYMLCNEPHFYTNKSGEKNTWASGPVSEYSKDKFRIWLEGVHGTIATLNTLWGTSFGSFDEVTIDIPIDLSLRGTPMWYDWATFNNYRVTEWYKWLKSEIRKYDADAKVHLKIMPNLWTENERNHGIDMEALTEMSEIIGNDAGAAYKRMWGHGEWEEYYQFEWREMCMGHDFYKSVGPNKIMYNTEAHFLSTVVSRDMNQDPRYARATYWMAHTQGLTASQTWYWARQEDGSIRNESGNGYAGSNNQQPRIVNEVAKTMYDINAYAEEVLAMQRQRKPIRIFYSESSAFNKSAHMDDVFELYEDLNFEGVPLGFATKNIIESQDKSLWDVILVHKTEYVTEAELAALQSYLNAGGTVIVDAGSLKKNQYGQALSTSLSGGNLMTAGSSEDMAQKAMTLIESKGNTPGVTLTETSTAGFKGCIWKCVKNADGNQVVSIVNVGKVDAKVNLALNGATQGTAIKDLFKGIDIPNNQVLEPYDMLFVEVRDEKTKEVLEVKKKDKKEAVIFPNPTKGDVNIRFSKMEENVEVTIFDILGRPVSTQQYSQVMEVSAKIGENHPAGTYVLRIQGDNFKQSQLLIKE, encoded by the coding sequence ATGAAATCACACTACTGTCTTTTTGGATTTGGTTCAACCAAGTTCTATTTGTTTATCTGTTTGCTTATGGGAGTCGGCCAGCTTCAAGCACAAACCTTAGAGGACCAGGCCAAACAAAAAATAACCGAATTAGAAACGCTTATCACCGCAGCCGAAAAAGAAGGAGTAGATGCTACCCCAGAGAAAATCACGGTACGTACTGCGGAGGTTTTTCTAAAATATGCCAACTGGGATGAGGCAAACAAGGCTACTAATGTAGACTACTTTAAACTCGTGCCGATATATGCAGATACGGCTACACAAGCGGCGGAATTTTTGCCAGACTACGAACGACGAGAGGTCATTAAAATGCTGGACGAGGGCATAGCTTACCTCACGAAATTGATAGCAGGAGAAGTATTTCGAAAGCCAGGACATCAATTTGATTGGTCTACAGCTACGCATCAAGGCGACCAGATTGTAGCGGATGGTAGACCCGTATTTTTGTCTGATTATACTTGGAAACCCGCCACAGACGAATTGACAGAATATCACGGCAACGAAGACGGGTTTTATATTTCTCCTTCTCATGTTTCTAACCAAGAAGGTGATCTCAATGCTTGGATGCTCAATGATTTGGCAGCTAAAGAATCAGGCACATTAGGGTTTATTTTTATCAACAATAAAGGAGTGAAACAATGGGCAGAAGATGCTTATGGGCCAGATTTTATCATGCGCGAAGAGACTTACACTGGATATGATATAGACAATCCAGGCGCTAGAGAAATGATGGGCAAGCTATTGGAAGGTGTAGTTCCTACCATGGATGGTAAAAAATACAGCGAGTTGGGATACATGCTTTGTAATGAGCCCCATTTTTATACCAACAAGTCAGGAGAAAAAAACACTTGGGCGAGTGGGCCAGTTTCCGAATATAGTAAAGACAAGTTTAGAATTTGGCTCGAAGGAGTACATGGCACTATAGCAACGCTTAATACCCTTTGGGGCACTAGTTTCGGTAGTTTCGATGAGGTGACTATAGACATCCCAATAGACCTATCATTGCGAGGTACACCTATGTGGTACGATTGGGCTACATTCAATAATTATCGCGTGACCGAATGGTACAAGTGGTTGAAGTCAGAAATCAGAAAATATGACGCAGATGCCAAAGTGCACCTCAAAATCATGCCTAACCTGTGGACAGAAAATGAAAGAAACCATGGCATAGATATGGAAGCGCTTACCGAAATGAGTGAAATCATAGGCAATGACGCAGGTGCCGCATACAAAAGGATGTGGGGACACGGAGAGTGGGAAGAATATTACCAGTTCGAGTGGAGAGAGATGTGCATGGGACATGATTTTTATAAATCAGTAGGGCCCAATAAAATCATGTACAACACCGAAGCGCACTTTTTGTCTACAGTCGTATCTAGAGATATGAATCAAGACCCAAGGTATGCACGCGCCACCTATTGGATGGCTCATACCCAAGGCCTGACGGCAAGCCAAACTTGGTATTGGGCTAGACAGGAGGATGGATCTATTAGAAATGAATCTGGCAATGGCTACGCAGGATCCAATAATCAGCAACCACGAATTGTAAATGAAGTGGCCAAGACGATGTACGATATCAACGCCTATGCAGAAGAGGTTTTGGCCATGCAGCGTCAGCGCAAGCCTATCAGAATATTTTATTCAGAGTCGTCGGCGTTCAATAAGTCCGCGCACATGGACGACGTATTTGAACTTTACGAAGATCTCAATTTCGAAGGAGTACCATTAGGCTTTGCGACCAAAAATATCATCGAATCTCAAGATAAATCACTTTGGGATGTGATCTTGGTGCATAAGACCGAATACGTTACCGAAGCCGAATTGGCAGCACTTCAGAGTTACCTCAATGCAGGAGGAACGGTGATCGTAGATGCGGGGAGTCTCAAGAAAAACCAGTACGGCCAAGCACTAAGCACTAGCCTGTCTGGAGGCAATCTCATGACAGCAGGTAGCAGTGAAGATATGGCACAGAAGGCCATGACCTTGATCGAAAGCAAAGGAAATACCCCGGGAGTTACGCTTACCGAAACTAGCACCGCAGGATTCAAAGGATGTATTTGGAAATGTGTGAAAAATGCTGACGGCAACCAAGTAGTCTCTATCGTCAATGTAGGCAAGGTAGATGCTAAAGTTAACCTAGCACTCAATGGCGCAACCCAAGGTACCGCGATCAAAGATCTGTTCAAAGGCATTGATATTCCTAATAATCAGGTACTGGAACCCTACGATATGCTATTTGTAGAAGTGAGGGACGAGAAAACCAAAGAAGTGTTAGAGGTAAAAAAAAAAGATAAGAAGGAAGCCGTGATTTTCCCTAATCCCACAAAAGGAGACGTGAATATTCGATTTTCTAAAATGGAAGAAAACGTAGAAGTCACCATTTTTGATATTTTGGGTAGGCCTGTTTCTACGCAGCAGTACAGTCAGGTGATGGAGGTCTCTGCGAAAATCGGAGAAAACCATCCTGCAGGCACCTATGTGCTACGCATTCAGGGCGACAATTTCAAACAAAGTCAATTGCTCATCAAAGAGTAA